One Thunnus thynnus chromosome 18, fThuThy2.1, whole genome shotgun sequence genomic region harbors:
- the uts1 gene encoding urotensin 1, producing the protein MKSAPLLLLLSSVLLSSHLRPAAGRPRILPGWLDGSGRFQTQQLDEVLLRAAAAGDSAASQIVGDNILRFLQERNPDSVHWLPPDEESEDREKEALRTASQLLKRSEEPPLSIDLTFHLLRNMIQMAKMENQREQALLNRKVLDEVGK; encoded by the coding sequence ATGAAGTCAGCCCCCTTgctcctgctcctctcctcgGTCCTCCTCTCGTCACACCTCCGCCCCGCCGCCGGCAGACCGCGCATCCTTCCCGGCTGGCTGGATGGCAGCGGCCGCTTCCAGACGCAGCAGCTGGACGAAGTGCTCCTCAGAGCGGCCGCCGCCGGAGACAGCGCCGCCTCACAGATAGTGGGCGACAACATCCTGAGGTTTCTCCAGGAGAGGAACCCGGACTCTGTCCACTGGCTGCCACCAGACGAGGAGAGCGAGGATAGGGAGAAAGAAGCACTGAGGACGGCGTCGCAGCTGCTGAAACGCAGCGAAGAACCGCCGCTGTCCATCGACCTGACCTTCCACCTGCTGAGGAATATGATCCAGATGGCCAAGATGGAGAACCAGAGGGAGCAGGCTCTGCTCAACCGCAAAGTCCTCGACGAGGTCGGGAAGTAA